One Vitis riparia cultivar Riparia Gloire de Montpellier isolate 1030 chromosome 4, EGFV_Vit.rip_1.0, whole genome shotgun sequence genomic window carries:
- the LOC117913056 gene encoding protein TIC236, chloroplastic isoform X2 — protein MSKLHSPFLGLPLQSSVNGIDHGNLISLNTWAKKGLCKCVCSKDNCWIFQPIRFSNFCGRNIELLRNFGSRSGSRVKCLKEPFSRSRSLVRSLVPLWKEGLLFVRCSVFLAVISGVCLLVWYGRAKAKSFIEAKLLPSVCSVLSEHIQRDLDFGKVLKISPLSITLESCSVGPHSGEFSCGEAPTVKLRVLPFSSLMRGKIVFDAVLSHPSLLIVQKRDFTWLGIPSSEGGLQRHISTEEVIDYRTKTRRIAREEAAARCARERDDAARQAAEMGYIVSEQISGPSEVDAVQKDATHSMGLASSESFLCMDERTHWREHHCMDTGVAYDLKHADLEKSFGVKVSGSGPRFWSRTISVNPRDKLKRKANRSNNSAAGVTAKRRILERSALMASAYFRGLSPGNFDEPSQSTAGYDSAKLDNVLLKIEGNADGCTSVVDGYREPIPSANQIGVLNIGGEKNVEHGDLRTAINDAGSKGSLELGNNIKQDIGNRDDSTTQLITEHKNPSAPVNNISLTHDPFHMTIGRLSEVRILGENMEPLSEVKGVAKTDECNLNNEVLGGAHVVNKNMDMGDNSCGLQDHVVEPVDDLSASQEGHKSRGLILTRLGPWHAMHHSFPIWPLSPKSLLPSFPKNMGDLLSCFLAHSIQKLKSCIGQKVEDIVAGHLDEVHTEGIEKMFPVTLDSVYFKSGTLLLLAYGDSEPREMENVNGHAKFQNHYGRMHVQLSGNCKMWRSDVTSEDGGWLSLDVFVDNVEQQWHANLKVINLFAPLFERILEIPIMWSKGRASGEVHICMSKGEAFPNLHGQLNVTGLAFQIFDAPSWFSDLSANLWFRGQQIFLHNASGWFGNVPLEASGDFGIHPEKGEFHLTCQVPCVEVNALMKTFKMKPLLFPLAGSVTAAFNCQGPLDAPTFMGSGMVLRKISNSVSDFPVSSASEALMKNKEAGAVAAFDRVPLSYLSANFTFNTDNCVADLYGIRASLVDGGEIRGAGNVWISPEGEMDDMATDVNFSGNLPFEKIMHRYLTGHLHLVPLKLGDLNVETKLSGSLLRPRFDIKWAAPEAEGSFTDARGDIIISHDNFAISSSSVAFELNSKVQTSCPGEYWLNRKDYDVKSAMPLIIEGVELDLRMRGFEFFNFVSSYPFDSPRPVYLKATGRIKFQGNVEKFPTIANEQAFDSEKNIQGVQITDKENTHGLVGDISISGLKLNQLMLAPQLAGTLNISHECIQFNATGKPDESLSVKVVGLLQPNSEENLHSEKMLSFSLQKGQLKTNVCYRPLHYANLEVRHLPLDELEVASLRGTIQRAELQLNIQKRRGHGVLSVLRPKFSGVLGEALDVAARWSGDVITVEKTILEQSNSRYELQGEYVLPGTRDWNPSGKQRGGLLERAMAGHLGSVISSMGRWRMRLEVPRAEVAEMLPLARLLSRSTDPAVRSRSKDLFIQSLQSVGLYTGSLQNLLEVIRRHHTVSDEVILEDVCLPGLAELKGRWHGSLDARGGGNGDTMADFDFHGEDWEWGTYKAQRVQAVGEYSNDDGLHLEKIFIQNDNATIHADGTLLGPKTNLHFAVLNFPVSLVPTLVQVIESSATDAVHSLRQFLAPIKGILHMEGDLRGSIAKPECNVEVRLLDGAIGGIDLGRAEIVASLTSTSRFLFNAKFEPFIQNGYVHIQGSVPVAFVQNNMLEEEDIETWIPGWVKERGRGPADDVSEKKISRDRNEEGWDTQLAESLKGLNWNILDVGEVRIDADIKDGGMMMLTALSPYADWLHGNADIMLQVRGTVEQPVINGSASFHRASVSSPVLWKPLTNFGGTVHVKSNRLCISSLESRVGRRGKLFVKGNLPLRISEASLGDKIDLKCEVLEVRAKNILSGQVDTQMQITGSILQPNISGNIKLSHGEAYLPPDKGTGAAPFNRLASVHPSGGYNPGTASRYLSWFPSSEPAPSSTKFPQPSGKQTDVEKEMEQVNRKPKIDIRLTDLKLVLGPELRILYPLILDFAVSGELELNGIAHPKLIKPKGVLTFESGEVNLVATQVRLKKEHLNIAKFEPDNGLDPTLDLALVGSEWQFRIQSRASNWQDNLVVTSTRAVEQEVLSPTEAARVFESQLAESILEGDGKLSFKKLATATLETLMPRIEGKGEFGQARWRIVYAPQIFSLLSVDPTVDPLKSLASNISFGTEVEIKLGKRLQASIVRQMKDSEMAMQFTLTYQLTSRLRVLLQSWSVSSQRLLFEYSSTSQN, from the exons ATGAGCAAACTTCACAGCCCATTCCTTGGGCTTCCTCTTCAAAGCTCTGTAAATGGTATAGACCATGGCAATTTAATTTCTCTGAACACATGGGCAAAAAAAGGTCTCTGTAAGTGTGTATGCTCAAAAGATAATTGTTGGATATTTCAACCaattaggttttcaaatttttgtggGAGAAATATAGAATTATTGAGGAATTTTGGGTCAAGGAGTGGGTCAAGGGTAAAATGTTTGAAAGAGCCTTTTTCTCGAAGCAGATCTCTGGTAAGGTCTTTAGTTCCTTTGTGGAAAGAGGGGTTACTATTTGTCAGGTGTTCTGTCTTTTTGGCTGTGATTTCTGGGGTGTGCTTATTGGTATGGTATGGACGGGCAAAAGCCAAGAGTTTTATTGAAGCCAAACTTTTGCCTTCTGTTTGTTCTGTGCTGAGCGAGCATATTCAGCGGGATCTTGATTTTGGCaaggttttaaaaatttcaCCTTTAAGCATCACATTGGAGTCATGTTCTGTTGGGCCTCATAGTGGTGAATTTTCTTGTGGTGAGGCTCCCACTGTAAAACTTCGTGTTCTTCCTTTTTCAAGTCTAATGAGGGGAAAGATTGTGTTTGATGCAGTTTTATCTCATCCCAGTCTTTTGATAGTGCAAAAAAGGGATTTTACTTGGTTGGGTATACCTTCTTCTGAAGGTGGTTTGCAGAGGCACATCTCGACTGAAGAAGTGATTGATTATCGTACGAAAACCAGGAGGATTGCTAGAGAGGAAGCCGCTGCTCGCTGTGCCAGAGAAAGAGATGATGCAGCTAGACAAGCTGCAGAAATGGGGTACATTGTTTCTGAGCAAATTTCTGGTCCATCTGAAGTCGATGCTGTGCAAAAGGATGCGACTCATTCGATGGGGTTAGCTAGCTCTGAATCTTTTCTATGCATGGATGAGAGGACACATTGGAGGGAGCATCATTGCATGGACACGGGTGTTGCATATGATCTGAAGCATGCAGATTTAGAGAAATCATTTGGTGTAAAAGTTTCTGGCTCGGGGCCTAGATTTTGGTCTAGAACTATATCAGTGAATCCAAGAGACAAATTAAAGAGGAAGGCCAACAGGAGTAATAACTCTGCAGCTGGTGTTACTGCCAAAAGAAGAATTCTTGAGCGCAGTGCATTAATGGCTTCTGCATATTTCCGGGGTCTGTCACCTGGGAATTTTGATGAGCCATCACAGTCAACTGCAGGTTATGATTCTGCAAAACTTGACAATGTTTTACTGAAAATTGAGGGTAATGCCGATGGCTGCACTTCTGTTGTGGATGGATATAGAGAACCTATTCCATCTGCTAACCAGATTGGAGTACTTAACATTGGAGGGGAGAAAAATGTTGAGCATGGAGACCTGAGAACTGCTATCAATGATGCTGGAAGCAAGGGAAGTTTAGAATTAGGGAACAACATAAAGCAAGATATTGGGAATAGAGATGATTCAACAACTCAACTTATTACAGAACATAAAAATCCCAGTGCTCCTGTTAATAATATTAGTTTGACACATGATCCATTTCATATGACTATAGGTAGACTTAGCGAAGTTAGAATATTAGGTGAAAATATGGAACCACTTAGTGAAGTCAAAGGAGTAGCCAAAACAGATGAGTGTAATTTAAACAATGAGGTGTTAGGAGGAGCTCATGTtgtaaacaaaaatatggatatGGGAGATAACTCCTGCGGATTGCAAGACCATGTGGTGGAGCCTGTTGATGATTTATCTGCAAGTCAAGAAGGTCATAAATCTCGAGGTTTGATTTTGACAAGGTTGGGGCCTTGGCATGCAATGCACCATTCATTTCCCATTTGGCCCTTGTCCCCGAAATCATTGTTACCCTCTTTTCCTAAAAATATGGGGGATCTATTATCTTGTTTTCTTGCTCATTCTATTCAAAAGTTGAAGTCATGCATTGGTCAGAAAGTCGAAGATATTGTTGCAGGCCACCTAGACGAAGTGCATACCGAAGGTATTGAGAAAATGTTTCCAGTTACACTGGATTCTGTTTATTTCAAAAGTGGAACTCTGCTGCTACTAGCATATGGTGACAGTGAGCCCAG AGAGATGGAAAATGTCAATGGACATGCAAAGTTTCAAAATCACTATGGTCGTATGCATGTTCAGCTGAGTGGCAACTGTAAGATGTGGAGATCAGATGTGACATCTGAAGATGGTGGCTGGTTGTCATTGGATGTTTTCGTTGACAATGTTGAGCAGCAATGGCATGCTAATTTAAAAGTCATTAACCTTTTTGCACCG CTCTTTgaaagaattttagaaattccaATCATGTGGTCCAAAGGGAGAGCCAGTGGTGAG GTTCACATATGCATGTCAAAAGGAGAAGCTTTCCCTAATCTTCATGGGCAGCTTAACGTGACAGGGTTGgcctttcaaatatttgatgcTCCATCATGGTTTTCT GACTTGTCAGCAAATTTATGGTTCCGTGGTCAACAAATATTCTTGCACAATGCTAGTGGCTGGTTCGGCAATGTTCCTTTGGAAGCTTCTGGAGATTTTGGCATTCATCCAGAGAAAGGAGAATTTCATCTAACGTGTCAG GTCCCTTGTGTAGAAGTAAATGCTCTGATGAAAACTTTCAAGATGAAGCCTTTGCTGTTCCCG CTGGCTGGTTCAGTAACTGCTGCATTCAACTGTCAAGGTCCCTTGGATGCTCCTACATTTATGGGCAGTGGCATGGTTTTAAGGAAGATATCCAATTCTGTTTCTGATTTTCCTGTATCCTCTGCATCTGAAGCACTAATGAAGAATAAAGAGGCTGGAGCTGTAGCAGCATTTGATCGTGTACCCCTTTCATATTTATCGGCTAATTTCACTTTCAACACTGATAACTGC GTTGCTGACTTGTATGGAATTAGAGCTAGCCTTGTGGATGGTGGTGAAATTCGTGGGGCAGGGAATGTATGGATTTCCCCAGAG GGTGAGATGGATGATATGGCGACGGATGTGAATTTTTCTGGAAATTTACCCTTTGAGAAGATTATGCATCGATATTTAACTGGTCATCTTCATCTGGTGCCACTTAAATTAGGGGATTTAAATGTTGAAACAAAACTTTCTGGTTCCCTTTTGAGACC GAGGTTTGACATCAAATGGGCAGCGCCAGAAGCTGAGGGGTCGTTTACTGATGCTCGAGGAGATATCATAATCTCACATGATAATTTTGCTATCAGTTCTTCATCAGTTgcttttgaattaaattcaaaagtTCAAACATCTTGTCCTGGTGAATATTGGTTAAACAGAAAGGATTATGATGTGAAGAGTGCCATGCCACTAATCATTGAGGGTGTTGAATTAGATTTGCGTATGCGTGGTTTTGAGTTCTTCAACTTTGTCTCTTCTTATCCTTTTGATTCTCCAAGACCTGTGTATTTGAAAGCAACTGGAAGGATAAAGTTTCAAGGGAATGTTGAAAAGTTTCCTACTATTGCTAATGAGCAAGCTTTTGATTCTGAGAAGAATATACAAGGTGTGCAAATAACAGATAAAGAAAATACCCATGGTCTTGTTGGTGATATCTCAATATCTGGTCTCAAACTGAATCAGTTGATGCTGGCGCCTCAGTTGGCTGGAACCTTAAACATCTCACATGAGTGTATTCAG TTCAATGCCACAGGTAAGCCTGATGAAAGTCTTTCAGTGAAGGTTGTTGGACTGTTGCAGCCTAATAGTGAAGAAAACCTGCATAGTGAAAAAATGTTatctttttctcttcaaaaagGGCAACTTAAAACTAATGTCTGCTATCGGCCACTGCATTATGCGAACTTGGAG GTACGCCATCTGCCACTTGATGAATTGGAGGTGGCCTCACTTCGTGGAACAATACAGAGG GCAGAACTTCAACTGAATATTCAGAAAAGAAGGGGACATGGAGTTTTATCTGTGCTTCGGCCAAAATTCAGTGGTGTATTAGGTGAAGCTTTAGATGTGGCTGCTAGATGGAGTGGGGATGTT ATAACTGTTGAAAAAACTATTCTGGAGCAAAGTAATAGCCGATATGAGCTTCAAGGTGAATATGTATTACCTGGCACCCGAGATTGGAATCCTTCTGGAAAGCAAAGGGGTGGCTTGTTGGAAAGGGCAATGGCTGGACATCTGGGTAGTGTGATATCTTCTATGGGAAGGTGGAGAATGAGACTTGAGGTTCCTCGAGCTGAGGTTGCTGAGATGCTTCCACTGGCAAGACTTCTTTCTCGAAGTACGGATCCTGCTGTTCGCTCTAGATCAAAG GATCTTTTTATACAAAGTTTGCAATCAGTGGGATTATATACTGGAAGTCTTCAGAACCTGCTTGAG GTAATACGAAGGCATCATACTGTATCGGATGAAGTTATTCTTGAAGATGTATGTCTTCCTGGTCTAGCCGAGCTTAAAGGTCGCTGGCATGGTTCTCTTGATGCAAGAGGTGGAGGCAATGGGGACACTATG GCAGATTTTGACTTTCATGGGGAGGATTGGGAGTGGGGAACCTACAAAGCTCAGCGTGTTCAAGCAGTTGGTGAATACAGCAATGATGATGGTTTACACCTTGAGAAAATCTTTATCCAAAATGATAATGCCACAATCCATGCTGATGGGACCTTGTTAGGGCCAAAAACAAATCTTCATTTTGCTGTTTTGAATTTCCCTGTTAGTCTAGTCCCCACACTGGTACAGGTTATTGAATCTTCAGCTACTGATGCTGTTCATTCCCTGCGGCAATTTTTAGCACCAATTAAGGGCATTTTACACATGGAAGGGGATCTCAGAGGAAGTATTGCAAAACCAGAATGCAATGTAGAAGTAAGGCTCCTCGATGGTGCCATTGGGGGTATTGATCTTGGGCGAGCTGAAATTGTAGCTTCCCTAACATCAACCAGTCGCTTTCTTTTCAATGCAAAATTTGAACCCTTTATTCAAAATGGTTATGTTCACATTCAAGGAAGTGTTCCTGTAGCTTTTGTCCAAAATAACATGTTAGAGGAAGAAGATATAGAAACATGGATCCCTGGTTGGGTGAAGGAAAGGGGCAGAGGTCCTGCTGATGATGTCAGTGAGAAGAAAATCTCCAGGGATAGAAATGAAGAAGGTTGGGATACTCAGTTGGCAGAAAGTCTCAAAGGTTTAAACTGGAACATATTAGATGTAGGAGAAGTTAGAATTGATGCAGATATTAAAGATGGAGGCATGATGATGTTAACAGCTTTATCTCCTTATGCTGACTGGCTTCATGGCAATGCTGACATTATGCTTCAG GTCAGAGGTACAGTCGAACAACCGGTGATCAATGGATCTGCTTCTTTCCACAGAGCATCTGTATCATCACCAGTCCTCTGGAAACCACTCACAAACTTTGGTGGCACAGTTCATGTGAAATCAAATAGATTATGCATCAGTTCACTAGAAAGTAGGGTAGGCAGACGGGGAAAGTTGTTTGTAAAAGGGAATCTTCCTCTCAGAATAAGTGAAGCATCACTTGGTGACAAAATTGACTTGAAATGTGAAGTTCTAGAAGTACGGGCAAAAAATATCCTAAG TGGTCAGGTAGACACACAGATGCAAATAACTGGTTCCATATTGCAACCAAATATTTCTGGAAATATTAAATTGAGCCATGGAGAAGCATATCTACCACCTGATAAGGGTACAGGAGCAGCTCCATTTAATAGATTGGCATCAGTCCATCCAAGTGGTGGTTACAATCCAGGAACTGCTTCCAGATATCTTTCATGGTTTCCCAGTTCAGAGCCTGCTCCCTCAAGCACCAAATTCCCTCAACCCTCAG GTAAACAGACCGACGTTGAAAAGGAAATGGAGCAAGTGAATCGTAAGCCAAAAATTGACATCCGCCTCACTGACTTGAAACTTGTTCTGGGACCAGAATTGAGAATACTTTATCCTTTGATTCTTGATTTTGCTGTAAGTGGAGAGCTTGAGCTCAATGGCATAGCTCATCCCAAACTGATAAAACCAAAGGGCGTTTTAACATTTGAGAGTGGTGAAGTTAATCTTGTTGCAACCCAG GTGAGGCTTAAGAAAGAGCATCTTAATATTGCAAAATTTGAGCCTGATAATGGGCTGGATCCAACACTAGACTTAGCTTTGGTTGGATCAGAGTGGCAATTCAGGATCCAAAGTCGAGCCAGTAATTGGCAGGATAATTTGGTTGTGACTTCAACACGTGCTGTGGAACAGGAAGTCCTCTCACCTACTGAG GCTGCCAGAGTCTTTGAGAGTCAATTGGCAGAGTCCATTTTGGAAGGTGATGGCAAGCTTTCATTCAAAAAGCTAGCGACTGCAACACTTGAGACATTAATGCCAAGAATTGAAGGGAAGGGAGAGTTCGGACAGGCTAGGTGGAGAATAGTATATGCACCACAGATCTTCAGCTTGCTTTCAGTTGATCCTACTGTTGATCCTCTCAAGTCTCTGGCCAGTAATATTTCCTTTGGTACAGAAGTCGAAATCAAGCTTGGGAAACGCCTTCAG GCTTCCATTGTTAGGCAGATGAAGGATTCAGAGATGGCAATGCAATTTACCTTGACCTACCAGCTCACAAGCCGCCTACGAGTGCTCCTACAATCTTGGTCTGTTTCATCCCAACGCCTCCTATTCGAATATTCTTCTACCTCACAGAACTAA